A window of Rhodothermales bacterium genomic DNA:
CGTGGATACGGTGATGGTGGGGCGCCTGGGGGCCGAGGCGCTCGCGGGCGTGGCGCTCGGCAATACGGTGTTCTTCAACATCATGATTTTCTGCATGGGCATCCTGATGGCGGTCGGTCCCATGGTTTCCCAGGCGTTTGGCGCCGACGACGCGGATCCCATCGGGCGGAGCGTCCGGCAGGGACTGTGGTTGGCCGGAATCCTGGGTGTGGTGTCCTCTTTCATCATCTGGCATGCTGATGTCCTGCTGGGATGGCTGGGGCAGTCGCCGGAGAACATTGGTCGCGCCATCTCCTATCTGCGGGCCATCATGTGGGGCATTTTCCCGTTCCTGGGGTTCGTTGCCCTGCGGAGTTTCATGGAGGCGGTGTCCCGGCCCCGGACCGTGACCGTCATCGCCCTCGTCGGCGTCGTGCTCAACGTCGGGCTCAACATGGTGCTCATGTACGGTCACCTCGGGTTTCCGGCCATGGGCCTGGTCGGAACCGGATGGGCCTCCACCGGCGTCTTCTGGATCAATTTTCTGGTCCTGCTCGGTGTGGTCGCCCGGGAAAAGGGGTTTGCATCCTACCGGATTTTCTCGCGGCTCGGCCGCCCCGATCCGTCTTATTTCAAGGAATTGTTCCGGATTGGCTGGCCGATCGGCGCGTCCATGGGGGTAGAAACAAGCCTCTTCATGGCCACGGTCATGATGATGGGATGGATATCCACAACGGCGTTGGCCGCCCATCAGGTGGCCATCCAGTGTGCGGCCTTCACCTTCATGGTCCCTCTGGGCATTGGAATGGCCTCGTCCGTCCGCGTGGGCCAGGCGGTGGGGCGCCGGGATCGGGACGGCATGGTCCGGGCCGGCCTGACGGGCATGGTGCTCAGTACGGTGTTCATGAGCGGAGCCGCCCTCGTGTTCTGGATCATTCCCCGTCCCGTGGTCGGGCTGTACCTGGATCTCTCGGCTCCCGCCAATTTCGACGTGGTGACCGTGGCCGTTTCGCTGCTGGCCGTGGCTGCGGTCTTCCAGGTGGTCGACGGCATCCAGGTCTCGGCCATGGGGGCCCTGCGGGGATTGAAGGACACGCGGATGCCCATGATCATTTCCGTCATATCGTATTGGGGCATCGGCTTGACGTCCGGATATGTGCTCGCTTTTCCCATGGGATACGGCGAGCAGGGGCTGTGGGTCGGGCTCGTCCTCGGCCTGGCCAGCGCTGCCATCCTGTTGACCTTCCGTTTTTTCCGACACGCGCGTGTCGCTCCCGAGCCCATCGCGGGCATCCGCGACACCTTTTAGATGAAATTCAATCTTTCAGTCGTCGCGTCGTTTCCATTTATTTGGTAGGTTAGCCAGACTGAAGATCCTCGTACCCCGAGTAACCCCACCCATCGTACCTGCATGGCGCAGATTTTCAACCGCAAGGCAAACGTATTGCCGACCCTGTCACTCGTTGGCGCGCTCGGCGGTGGCGTATTCGCCATTCTTGCAATCTGGTATTTCTTTTCCCC
This region includes:
- a CDS encoding MATE family efflux transporter; this encodes MRRLSPYRKEIPATLALAIPIVVTQLAHISMSFVDTVMVGRLGAEALAGVALGNTVFFNIMIFCMGILMAVGPMVSQAFGADDADPIGRSVRQGLWLAGILGVVSSFIIWHADVLLGWLGQSPENIGRAISYLRAIMWGIFPFLGFVALRSFMEAVSRPRTVTVIALVGVVLNVGLNMVLMYGHLGFPAMGLVGTGWASTGVFWINFLVLLGVVAREKGFASYRIFSRLGRPDPSYFKELFRIGWPIGASMGVETSLFMATVMMMGWISTTALAAHQVAIQCAAFTFMVPLGIGMASSVRVGQAVGRRDRDGMVRAGLTGMVLSTVFMSGAALVFWIIPRPVVGLYLDLSAPANFDVVTVAVSLLAVAAVFQVVDGIQVSAMGALRGLKDTRMPMIISVISYWGIGLTSGYVLAFPMGYGEQGLWVGLVLGLASAAILLTFRFFRHARVAPEPIAGIRDTF